A genomic window from Chelonoidis abingdonii isolate Lonesome George chromosome 26, CheloAbing_2.0, whole genome shotgun sequence includes:
- the ELAVL3 gene encoding ELAV-like protein 3 isoform X3: METQVSNGPTSNSGLPNGPPLSANGAADDSKTNLIVNYLPQNMTQEEFKSLFGSIGEIESCKLVRDKITGQSLGYGFVNYVDPNDADKAINTLNGLKLQMKTIKVSYARPSSASIRDANLYVSGLPKSMSQKEMEQLFSQYGRIITSRILVDQVTGVSRGVGFIRFDKRIEAEEAIKGLNGQKPLGASEPITVKFANNPSQKTGQALLSHLYQTTARRYTGPLHHQTQRFRLDNLLNMAYGVKRFSPITIDSMTSLAGVNLTGASSGGWCIFVYNLSPEADESVLWQLFGPFGAVTNVKVIRDFATNKCKGFGFVTMTNYEEAAMAIASLNGYRLGDRILQVSFKTSKQHKA; this comes from the exons ATGGAGACCCAGGTGTCCAACGGCCCCACCAGTAACAGTGGCCTCCCCAACGGGCCGCCCCTGAGCGCCAACGGAGCGGCCGACGACAGCAAAACCAACCTCATCGTCAACTACCTGCCCCAGAACATGACGCAGGAAGAATTCAAGAGCCTCTTCGGCAGCATTGGGGAGATTGAGTCCTGCAAGCTGGTCCGGGACAAGATCACAG ggcAGAGTTTAGGTTATGGTTTCGTGAATTACGTGGACCCGAATGACGCGGACAAAGCGATTAACACCCTGAACGGACTGAAACTGCAGATGAAAACCATCAAG GTCTCCTACGCCCGGCCCAGCTCGGCCTCCATCCGCGATGCCAACCTGTACGTGAGCGGCCTGCCCAAGAGCATGAGCCAGAAGGAGATGGAGCAGCTCTTCTCGCAGTACGGCCGCATCATCACCTCCCGCATCCTGGTGGACCAGGTCACCG GCGTCTCCCGAGGGGTGGGCTTCATCCGCTTCGACAAGAGGATAGAGGCGGAGGAGGCCATCAAGGGGCTGAATGGGCAGAAGCCGCTGGGCGCCAGCGAGCCTATCACCGTCAAGTTCGCCAACAACCCCAGCCAGAAGACGGGCCAGGCGCTGCTGAGCCACCTGTACCAGACCACGGCGCGGCGCTACACGGGGCCGCTGCACCACCAGACCCAGCGCTTCAG GCTGGACAATTTGCTAAACATGGCCTACGGCGTTAAGAG GTTCTCGCCCATCACCATTGACAGCATGACCAGCCTGGCGGGCGTTAACCTGACAGGCGCCTCCAGCGGCGGCTGGTGCATCTTCGTCTACAACCTGTCGCCGGAGGCGGACGAGAGCGTCCTGTGGCAGCTCTTCGGGCCCTTCGGCGCCGTCACCAACGTCAAGGTGATCCGTGACTTCGCCACCAACAAGTGCAAGGGCTTCGGCTTCGTCACCATGACCAACTACGAGGAGGCAGCCATGGCCATTGCCAGCCTCAACGGGTACCGGCTGGGCGACCGCATCCTGCAAGTCTCCTTCAAAACCAGCAAGCAGCACAAGGCCTGA
- the ELAVL3 gene encoding ELAV-like protein 3 isoform X2: METQVSNGPTSNSGLPNGPPLSANGAADDSKTNLIVNYLPQNMTQEEFKSLFGSIGEIESCKLVRDKITGQSLGYGFVNYVDPNDADKAINTLNGLKLQMKTIKVSYARPSSASIRDANLYVSGLPKSMSQKEMEQLFSQYGRIITSRILVDQVTGVSRGVGFIRFDKRIEAEEAIKGLNGQKPLGASEPITVKFANNPSQKTGQALLSHLYQTTARRYTGPLHHQTQRFRLDNLLNMAYGVKSPLSLISRFSPITIDSMTSLAGVNLTGASSGGWCIFVYNLSPEADESVLWQLFGPFGAVTNVKVIRDFATNKCKGFGFVTMTNYEEAAMAIASLNGYRLGDRILQVSFKTSKQHKA; encoded by the exons ATGGAGACCCAGGTGTCCAACGGCCCCACCAGTAACAGTGGCCTCCCCAACGGGCCGCCCCTGAGCGCCAACGGAGCGGCCGACGACAGCAAAACCAACCTCATCGTCAACTACCTGCCCCAGAACATGACGCAGGAAGAATTCAAGAGCCTCTTCGGCAGCATTGGGGAGATTGAGTCCTGCAAGCTGGTCCGGGACAAGATCACAG ggcAGAGTTTAGGTTATGGTTTCGTGAATTACGTGGACCCGAATGACGCGGACAAAGCGATTAACACCCTGAACGGACTGAAACTGCAGATGAAAACCATCAAG GTCTCCTACGCCCGGCCCAGCTCGGCCTCCATCCGCGATGCCAACCTGTACGTGAGCGGCCTGCCCAAGAGCATGAGCCAGAAGGAGATGGAGCAGCTCTTCTCGCAGTACGGCCGCATCATCACCTCCCGCATCCTGGTGGACCAGGTCACCG GCGTCTCCCGAGGGGTGGGCTTCATCCGCTTCGACAAGAGGATAGAGGCGGAGGAGGCCATCAAGGGGCTGAATGGGCAGAAGCCGCTGGGCGCCAGCGAGCCTATCACCGTCAAGTTCGCCAACAACCCCAGCCAGAAGACGGGCCAGGCGCTGCTGAGCCACCTGTACCAGACCACGGCGCGGCGCTACACGGGGCCGCTGCACCACCAGACCCAGCGCTTCAG GCTGGACAATTTGCTAAACATGGCCTACGGCGTTAAGAG TCCTCTGTCCTTAATCTCCAGGTTCTCGCCCATCACCATTGACAGCATGACCAGCCTGGCGGGCGTTAACCTGACAGGCGCCTCCAGCGGCGGCTGGTGCATCTTCGTCTACAACCTGTCGCCGGAGGCGGACGAGAGCGTCCTGTGGCAGCTCTTCGGGCCCTTCGGCGCCGTCACCAACGTCAAGGTGATCCGTGACTTCGCCACCAACAAGTGCAAGGGCTTCGGCTTCGTCACCATGACCAACTACGAGGAGGCAGCCATGGCCATTGCCAGCCTCAACGGGTACCGGCTGGGCGACCGCATCCTGCAAGTCTCCTTCAAAACCAGCAAGCAGCACAAGGCCTGA
- the ELAVL3 gene encoding ELAV-like protein 3 isoform X1, with protein sequence METQVSNGPTSNSGLPNGPPLSANGAADDSKTNLIVNYLPQNMTQEEFKSLFGSIGEIESCKLVRDKITGQSLGYGFVNYVDPNDADKAINTLNGLKLQMKTIKVSYARPSSASIRDANLYVSGLPKSMSQKEMEQLFSQYGRIITSRILVDQVTGVSRGVGFIRFDKRIEAEEAIKGLNGQKPLGASEPITVKFANNPSQKTGQALLSHLYQTTARRYTGPLHHQTQRFRFSPITIDSMTSLAGVNLTGASSGGWCIFVYNLSPEADESVLWQLFGPFGAVTNVKVIRDFATNKCKGFGFVTMTNYEEAAMAIASLNGYRLGDRILQVSFKTSKQHKA encoded by the exons ATGGAGACCCAGGTGTCCAACGGCCCCACCAGTAACAGTGGCCTCCCCAACGGGCCGCCCCTGAGCGCCAACGGAGCGGCCGACGACAGCAAAACCAACCTCATCGTCAACTACCTGCCCCAGAACATGACGCAGGAAGAATTCAAGAGCCTCTTCGGCAGCATTGGGGAGATTGAGTCCTGCAAGCTGGTCCGGGACAAGATCACAG ggcAGAGTTTAGGTTATGGTTTCGTGAATTACGTGGACCCGAATGACGCGGACAAAGCGATTAACACCCTGAACGGACTGAAACTGCAGATGAAAACCATCAAG GTCTCCTACGCCCGGCCCAGCTCGGCCTCCATCCGCGATGCCAACCTGTACGTGAGCGGCCTGCCCAAGAGCATGAGCCAGAAGGAGATGGAGCAGCTCTTCTCGCAGTACGGCCGCATCATCACCTCCCGCATCCTGGTGGACCAGGTCACCG GCGTCTCCCGAGGGGTGGGCTTCATCCGCTTCGACAAGAGGATAGAGGCGGAGGAGGCCATCAAGGGGCTGAATGGGCAGAAGCCGCTGGGCGCCAGCGAGCCTATCACCGTCAAGTTCGCCAACAACCCCAGCCAGAAGACGGGCCAGGCGCTGCTGAGCCACCTGTACCAGACCACGGCGCGGCGCTACACGGGGCCGCTGCACCACCAGACCCAGCGCTTCAG GTTCTCGCCCATCACCATTGACAGCATGACCAGCCTGGCGGGCGTTAACCTGACAGGCGCCTCCAGCGGCGGCTGGTGCATCTTCGTCTACAACCTGTCGCCGGAGGCGGACGAGAGCGTCCTGTGGCAGCTCTTCGGGCCCTTCGGCGCCGTCACCAACGTCAAGGTGATCCGTGACTTCGCCACCAACAAGTGCAAGGGCTTCGGCTTCGTCACCATGACCAACTACGAGGAGGCAGCCATGGCCATTGCCAGCCTCAACGGGTACCGGCTGGGCGACCGCATCCTGCAAGTCTCCTTCAAAACCAGCAAGCAGCACAAGGCCTGA